A genome region from Thermococcus gorgonarius includes the following:
- a CDS encoding AAA family ATPase yields MIIGVVGKIAAGKTTVAKFFEEKGFCRVSCSDPLIDLLTHNVSDYSWIPELPEKAEPTRDRLIEFGKYLKDKYGGDILIKLAVDKKRHCKNIVIDGVRSREEIETIKRLGGKVIYVEARPEIRFERLMRRRAEKDKTIKSFEDFKAMDDAEERLYHTSELKDLADYIIVNEGTLEELRKKVEKIIGELSASGP; encoded by the coding sequence ATGATAATTGGAGTAGTTGGGAAGATTGCCGCCGGAAAAACAACCGTCGCAAAGTTCTTCGAGGAGAAAGGCTTCTGCAGGGTCTCCTGCAGCGACCCGCTGATAGACCTGCTGACCCACAACGTCTCGGACTACTCGTGGATTCCAGAACTGCCTGAGAAGGCCGAGCCGACGCGCGACAGGCTTATCGAGTTCGGAAAGTACCTCAAGGACAAATACGGCGGAGATATCCTGATAAAACTAGCCGTTGACAAGAAAAGGCACTGCAAGAACATCGTCATCGACGGAGTCCGCTCGAGGGAGGAAATAGAGACCATAAAGAGACTGGGCGGAAAGGTAATCTATGTCGAGGCGAGGCCAGAAATAAGGTTCGAGAGGCTAATGAGAAGGAGAGCTGAAAAGGACAAGACCATCAAGAGCTTTGAGGACTTCAAGGCGATGGACGACGCCGAGGAAAGGCTCTACCACACGAGCGAGCTGAAGGACCTCGCGGATTACATCATTGTAAACGAGGGCACTCTGGAGGAGCTGAGGAAGAAGGTGGAAAAAATAATAGGAGAGCTCTCAGCGTCTGGCCCATAG
- the pyrI gene encoding aspartate carbamoyltransferase regulatory subunit, with amino-acid sequence MPELKIEVIPEGTVIDHIPVGKWLKVVEILGLTKPNGGTLLIASNVPSKKLGRKDIVKVEGRYLSEEEVNKIALIAPMATVNIVKDYKIIEKFNVEIPDEIVGILRCPNPNCVSNHEYVVPKFKVESREPLKLRCHYCERTIEGDEILGNL; translated from the coding sequence ATGCCGGAGCTGAAGATTGAGGTAATTCCCGAGGGGACCGTCATAGACCACATCCCAGTTGGAAAGTGGCTCAAGGTCGTGGAGATTCTGGGCTTAACCAAGCCAAACGGTGGGACTCTCCTCATTGCCTCGAACGTCCCAAGCAAGAAGCTCGGAAGGAAGGACATCGTGAAGGTCGAAGGGAGGTATCTGAGCGAGGAGGAGGTTAATAAGATAGCACTCATAGCTCCTATGGCTACTGTGAACATCGTAAAAGACTACAAGATCATCGAGAAGTTCAACGTGGAGATTCCGGATGAAATAGTTGGCATCCTGAGGTGCCCGAACCCGAACTGCGTCAGCAACCACGAGTACGTGGTTCCAAAGTTCAAGGTCGAGAGCAGGGAACCGCTCAAGCTCCGCTGCCACTACTGTGAAAGAACCATAGAAGGGGATGAGATACTCGGCAACCTCTGA
- the pyrB gene encoding aspartate carbamoyltransferase has product MDWKGRDVISIRDFSKEDIEFVLNVAERLEEELKEKGSLDYARGKILATLFFEPSTRTRLSFESAMHRLGGSVIGFSSASSTSVKKGESLADTIKTVEQYSDVIVIRHPMEGAARLAAEVAEIPVINAGDGSNQHPTQTLLDLYTIKHTFGKIDGLTIGLLGDLKYGRTVHSLAEALAFYDVELYLISPELLRMPKHIVDELREKGVKVHETTDLEGTIPELDVLYVTRIQRERFPDEEEYLKVKGSYQVNLSILKNAKESLKIMHPLPRVDEIHPEVDKSERALYFRQVFSGVPVRMALLGLTLGVL; this is encoded by the coding sequence ATGGACTGGAAAGGGCGCGACGTGATAAGCATACGGGACTTCTCCAAGGAGGATATCGAGTTTGTTTTAAACGTTGCCGAAAGGCTTGAAGAGGAACTCAAGGAAAAAGGTTCACTCGACTACGCGCGCGGCAAAATCCTTGCGACACTCTTCTTCGAGCCGTCAACGAGGACGAGACTTAGCTTTGAGTCGGCGATGCACAGGCTCGGAGGCTCGGTTATAGGCTTCTCCTCCGCATCAAGCACGAGCGTCAAAAAGGGGGAGAGTCTGGCGGATACGATAAAGACAGTGGAGCAGTACAGCGACGTGATAGTGATAAGGCACCCAATGGAGGGCGCCGCGAGGTTAGCCGCTGAAGTAGCGGAAATTCCTGTCATCAACGCCGGCGACGGTAGCAACCAGCATCCAACTCAGACTTTGCTAGACCTATACACCATAAAACACACCTTTGGGAAGATAGACGGCTTAACAATCGGTCTGCTCGGCGATTTAAAGTATGGCAGAACCGTCCACAGCTTAGCAGAGGCTCTGGCCTTCTACGACGTCGAGCTCTACCTCATTTCACCCGAGCTCTTGAGAATGCCAAAACACATAGTTGACGAGCTCCGCGAGAAGGGGGTAAAAGTCCACGAAACGACCGACCTTGAGGGCACAATTCCTGAGCTGGACGTCCTCTACGTGACGAGGATCCAGAGGGAGCGCTTCCCGGACGAGGAGGAGTACCTGAAGGTCAAGGGAAGCTACCAGGTGAACTTATCGATCCTCAAGAACGCCAAGGAAAGCCTGAAGATAATGCACCCGCTTCCGAGGGTTGATGAAATTCACCCGGAAGTTGACAAAAGCGAGCGCGCCCTCTACTTCAGGCAGGTCTTCTCAGGCGTTCCGGTGAGAATGGCCCTTCTCGGACTGACGCTGGGGGTGCTCTGA
- a CDS encoding thiamine-phosphate synthase family protein, with protein MRTPAVYLAEVIMPYLRAKIAEVLYKGNFKQAEIADYLGVTQAMVSKYLSGKYKKPPDELARKIEEIAEEVGRFILYGGTKEEAIVLVSRRLVELFQSGFLCRFYAEYAGISEEACHTIYLTSGKGEVLEKLSLALRRLTALQNFGELIPEVRSNFAYSVQSPLGPEDVAAVPGRITLAKGKPYALPPEFGASRFTAGILVEVGKLRPEVRCVLNIRYGEDVERALKLLRFKVARVSTEGLEEREAVKKIASPFSIDLYDVVIDEGGHGVEPVVYIFGRDPFEVVDKIERLLRVLGGEGE; from the coding sequence ATGAGGACTCCAGCAGTTTATCTGGCAGAGGTAATAATGCCCTATCTGCGGGCGAAGATTGCCGAAGTTCTTTACAAGGGGAACTTCAAGCAGGCTGAAATCGCGGACTATCTCGGGGTTACTCAGGCGATGGTGAGCAAGTACCTATCTGGTAAATACAAGAAGCCGCCAGATGAGCTCGCCCGTAAGATAGAGGAGATAGCGGAGGAAGTTGGGAGGTTCATTCTCTATGGGGGTACCAAGGAAGAAGCCATAGTTCTCGTTTCCAGACGATTGGTCGAGCTCTTCCAGAGCGGCTTTCTCTGCAGGTTTTACGCCGAGTACGCGGGGATCAGTGAGGAAGCCTGTCACACGATATACTTGACCTCCGGGAAGGGAGAGGTGTTGGAGAAGCTTTCGCTCGCTTTAAGACGTTTAACCGCCCTTCAGAATTTTGGCGAGCTAATCCCCGAGGTTAGAAGCAACTTTGCTTACTCGGTGCAATCGCCTCTCGGCCCCGAAGATGTGGCGGCTGTTCCTGGAAGGATAACCCTTGCGAAGGGGAAACCCTACGCGCTGCCTCCGGAGTTCGGAGCAAGCCGGTTTACGGCTGGTATCCTTGTCGAGGTCGGAAAATTAAGGCCCGAAGTCAGGTGTGTCCTGAACATTCGCTATGGGGAGGACGTTGAGAGGGCTCTAAAGCTTCTTAGGTTCAAGGTCGCCAGAGTGAGCACTGAGGGGCTTGAGGAAAGGGAAGCCGTGAAAAAGATAGCCAGCCCCTTCTCGATTGACCTGTACGATGTGGTTATCGATGAAGGTGGCCATGGGGTTGAACCCGTGGTTTATATCTTCGGCAGGGATCCTTTTGAAGTCGTTGATAAGATTGAACGCCTCTTGCGGGTTCTTGGGGGTGAAGGGGAATGA